A single genomic interval of Noviherbaspirillum saxi harbors:
- a CDS encoding glycosyltransferase encodes MKRQRVCHMSSSHRGLDTRIYHKQCVSLATAGYDTHLIINATKDEINLARNQRVTVHPLPTKPHAGRLSRLLVQAWRCYTVARQLDADLYHFHDPELMPYGLMLARSGKRVIFDAHEDLPAEIYAKDWIPTPVRSLVAGVARQTQQYGAVRLSAVVAATPYIGSLFDGVARRVAVINNYPLIGELVSDQGPDRQPRDSVCYIGGIDAIRGIKETIQAIGKTQAQLLLAGFFSSNALRNEVMQYTGWNRVKEYGFVDRKAVSDILARSFAGLVTLHPVPNTLNSQPIKMFEYMSAGVPVVSSDFPLWRKIITENACGICVDHNDPDAIAAAIRYLHEHPDQVRLMGNNGRRAIEQKYRWDNEEAKLTALYADVLAEDRSGSI; translated from the coding sequence ATGAAACGTCAACGCGTCTGCCACATGTCGTCGTCCCACCGCGGCTTGGATACTCGCATCTATCATAAGCAATGCGTATCGTTGGCAACGGCAGGGTATGATACCCATCTAATCATCAACGCTACCAAGGACGAGATCAACCTGGCCCGTAATCAACGGGTCACAGTGCACCCGTTGCCCACTAAACCCCACGCCGGACGCTTGTCTCGGCTGCTGGTTCAAGCGTGGCGTTGCTATACCGTTGCCCGCCAACTTGATGCGGATCTTTACCATTTTCATGATCCCGAGCTCATGCCGTATGGCCTCATGCTGGCGCGCTCGGGTAAAAGGGTAATTTTTGATGCCCACGAGGATCTACCTGCTGAAATTTATGCAAAGGACTGGATTCCGACACCGGTACGCTCGCTGGTGGCTGGCGTTGCCCGGCAGACCCAACAGTATGGTGCCGTGCGCTTATCGGCAGTGGTGGCTGCGACACCCTATATTGGATCGTTATTTGACGGGGTAGCCAGACGGGTTGCCGTTATTAATAATTACCCATTGATTGGTGAACTGGTGTCTGATCAAGGTCCAGATCGACAACCACGTGATAGTGTCTGTTACATAGGTGGAATTGACGCAATCCGGGGGATTAAGGAAACGATTCAAGCCATTGGCAAGACGCAGGCACAGCTTCTCCTGGCTGGTTTTTTTTCCAGCAATGCTCTGCGTAATGAAGTGATGCAATACACGGGTTGGAACCGCGTAAAGGAATATGGTTTTGTTGACCGAAAAGCGGTCTCGGACATTTTGGCAAGGAGTTTTGCCGGCCTCGTGACGTTGCATCCCGTGCCTAATACCCTCAATAGCCAGCCGATCAAAATGTTCGAGTACATGTCCGCCGGGGTCCCTGTAGTTTCATCCGACTTTCCCTTATGGAGAAAAATTATCACAGAAAACGCGTGTGGAATTTGCGTTGATCACAACGACCCTGACGCAATTGCCGCAGCGATTCGGTATTTACACGAACATCCCGATCAAGTGAGATTGATGGGCAATAATGGTCGTCGCGCGATCGAACAAAAATACCGGTGGGACAACGAGGAGGCAAAGCTTACTGCACTCTACGCTGATGTTCTTGCGGAAGACCGTAGCGGCTCGATTTGA
- a CDS encoding LysR family transcriptional regulator, with product MTKFSASQSSKLKRTQKLPVSRRCRPHDNHNIYVSLRHWRILHAVIDCGGFAEAGAYLHLSQSAVSHTVAKLQDQVGIRLLKIEGRKAYLTEAGKKLLDRSRHVLKEAIELQILAKELGKETQPEIVLAIDHHFPSEYLIRALHTFAQSSKGAQVNVIELPGHRDLDRLTKVSADLAISSCVPAGFVKEPLLEIEYIAVAHPDHPLLKSKRLISPADLAGHLQVGHSPQAVQRNHDATSSGVRSWNIDDVNLILEAVCDGIGYAWVPTYRARKMLGQGLLAALPIAGESSYRKILYLVHCRPASADSDARKLASVIRSSFSSISSTDRRNPALYALLKNNPDRHHVAVGEESTLMDRPVSCPVVQSIDPELISEDKIATAFELPLKFRMPQVT from the coding sequence ATGACCAAATTTTCAGCGTCGCAATCGAGTAAGCTAAAGCGGACGCAGAAGCTCCCGGTATCCCGCCGTTGCCGTCCTCATGATAACCATAACATCTATGTAAGCTTACGCCACTGGAGGATTCTGCATGCTGTGATTGATTGTGGAGGTTTTGCAGAAGCTGGGGCCTATCTGCATCTCAGTCAGTCTGCGGTAAGTCATACGGTTGCCAAGCTTCAGGACCAGGTAGGCATACGCTTGTTAAAAATTGAAGGACGTAAAGCATATCTGACTGAAGCGGGAAAGAAGTTACTAGATCGTTCGCGCCATGTTTTAAAAGAAGCGATAGAACTGCAAATTTTGGCAAAAGAGTTAGGCAAAGAGACACAACCCGAAATTGTACTCGCGATAGATCATCATTTTCCATCCGAGTATTTAATACGCGCGTTGCATACTTTTGCGCAGTCGAGTAAAGGCGCGCAGGTAAATGTGATTGAATTGCCCGGGCATCGGGACTTGGATCGCCTAACGAAGGTCTCGGCCGATCTTGCTATTAGCTCCTGTGTACCAGCCGGGTTTGTGAAAGAGCCGCTGCTTGAAATTGAGTACATTGCGGTTGCCCACCCAGACCATCCTCTGCTTAAATCAAAAAGACTGATTTCCCCTGCCGATTTAGCGGGCCATTTACAGGTTGGGCACTCGCCGCAGGCCGTGCAACGCAACCATGACGCCACGTCTAGTGGCGTTCGGAGTTGGAACATCGACGATGTCAATTTAATCCTTGAAGCAGTCTGCGATGGCATTGGTTATGCTTGGGTTCCAACCTATCGAGCTAGAAAGATGCTGGGCCAAGGATTGCTGGCTGCCCTTCCAATTGCTGGTGAGAGCTCTTATAGAAAAATTCTCTATCTCGTTCATTGTCGGCCTGCATCGGCGGATTCGGACGCGAGGAAGCTCGCTAGCGTTATACGCAGTTCTTTTTCCAGCATCTCTTCAACTGACAGACGTAACCCCGCCTTGTATGCTCTTCTTAAAAATAACCCAGACCGACATCATGTGGCGGTCGGCGAGGAAAGTACATTAATGGACCGCCCCGTTTCTTGCCCGGTCGTGCAGTCAATAGACCCCGAACTGATCTCCGAGGATAAGATAGCAACAGCGTTTGAGCTTCCCCTGAAATTTCGTATGCCACAGGTGACGTAA
- a CDS encoding class I SAM-dependent methyltransferase, whose translation MSPILWSAAVSKSGAANYRTMTSLPDIADQFLSARTTKFVRAVKRSVYSFLYPLYQKSVGWHFDRKWGTETTQIVEHQKDNGDPLRLTAVQYEPTSPKLFHKMMHSLNCMPEELSFFDVGCGKGRCLLMATTYSFRRIVGIEFAPELVAVAENNVTRFQARHPSEIKIEIVSMDAAQYNFPDEDAVIFFFNPFTEEIMVKVLDNIRRSSRTTKQRYIVYNNAVLAHLLGNPKEFSLVVDARSFSIFKMIL comes from the coding sequence ATGTCGCCAATCCTCTGGAGCGCGGCTGTCAGCAAAAGCGGCGCAGCCAACTACAGGACCATGACGAGTCTACCTGACATCGCCGATCAATTTCTCTCCGCGCGCACGACCAAATTCGTGCGCGCCGTGAAACGGTCGGTCTATAGCTTTCTCTACCCTTTATACCAAAAGTCCGTTGGATGGCATTTCGACAGAAAATGGGGCACCGAAACCACACAAATCGTAGAACACCAAAAGGATAACGGCGATCCATTGCGCTTGACCGCAGTGCAGTATGAACCCACCTCCCCCAAGTTGTTCCATAAGATGATGCATTCGCTAAACTGCATGCCAGAAGAGCTTTCCTTCTTTGATGTCGGCTGCGGGAAGGGTCGCTGTTTGCTCATGGCGACGACATACTCGTTCAGGCGCATTGTCGGCATTGAATTTGCACCGGAGCTCGTAGCAGTTGCCGAAAATAACGTGACGCGCTTTCAGGCCAGACATCCGAGCGAAATCAAAATTGAAATCGTTAGCATGGATGCTGCACAATACAACTTTCCGGATGAGGACGCCGTGATCTTTTTTTTTAATCCATTTACTGAAGAGATCATGGTCAAGGTACTTGATAACATCAGGCGTTCTTCCAGAACAACCAAGCAACGCTACATCGTCTACAACAATGCTGTGTTGGCTCACTTGTTAGGGAATCCAAAGGAATTTTCGCTGGTCGTAGACGCCCGCAGCTTTTCAATTTTCAAAATGATTTTATGA
- a CDS encoding NAD(P)-binding domain-containing protein has protein sequence MNGKVDVTIIGAGPYGLSIAAHLRKLNVDFRILGRPMHSWLVNMPKDMLLKSAGFASNLYDPDRAFPLRRYCEEHHVPYGDIDFPIPLEAFCSYGKAFQERFVPNLEDEDVAALTQVDGGFDVRLNYGKVFRTQKIIVAVGLDYFRHIPKELASLPKEFLSHSADHHDLVKFKGKEVVVIGSGAAGTDIAVLLHENQTKVHLVARQRSMNFGAPWDNSAQPFLHRLRNPISGIGPGMRGKIWSDAPWLYRFFSDDFRIMTAKTFLGPSGGWFMKERARGLDVFLGFTVASSTVSEGRVRLDLIKHDGSTNQLSGNHVISATGYIVDVKHIPFLNSSIVEKLRLVGKAPRLSCHFESSVPGLYFVGPISATSFGPVMRFMVGADFTSRKISKHLAALCNTRKWWRSGSLETSGTG, from the coding sequence ATGAACGGCAAAGTTGATGTGACTATTATCGGCGCTGGTCCATACGGATTATCAATTGCAGCGCACCTTCGGAAGCTCAATGTCGATTTTCGAATTTTAGGAAGACCCATGCATAGTTGGTTGGTCAATATGCCTAAAGACATGCTCTTAAAATCGGCAGGATTTGCCTCTAATCTTTATGATCCTGATCGTGCTTTTCCGCTGCGCCGATATTGTGAGGAGCATCATGTTCCATACGGCGACATAGACTTCCCCATCCCGCTTGAGGCATTTTGTTCCTATGGAAAGGCGTTCCAGGAGCGCTTCGTACCCAATTTGGAAGATGAGGACGTTGCTGCGCTGACACAGGTAGATGGCGGATTTGACGTCAGGCTAAATTATGGCAAGGTATTCAGAACACAGAAGATTATTGTTGCGGTTGGTCTGGATTATTTTCGTCATATACCGAAAGAACTTGCTTCCTTGCCAAAGGAATTCCTCAGCCATAGTGCTGACCATCATGACCTTGTTAAATTTAAGGGAAAAGAAGTAGTAGTTATCGGAAGCGGCGCCGCCGGGACTGATATAGCTGTTTTATTGCATGAAAACCAGACAAAGGTTCACTTGGTTGCTCGGCAAAGGAGTATGAATTTTGGGGCACCTTGGGACAATTCCGCACAGCCTTTTCTACATCGGCTACGCAATCCAATCTCAGGGATTGGTCCGGGAATGAGAGGAAAGATTTGGAGTGACGCTCCATGGCTCTATCGCTTTTTCTCTGACGATTTCCGGATAATGACAGCGAAAACCTTTCTGGGCCCCTCAGGAGGATGGTTCATGAAAGAGCGGGCACGGGGTCTTGATGTCTTCTTGGGATTCACGGTAGCAAGCTCCACTGTCAGCGAAGGCCGCGTGCGATTGGACTTGATAAAGCATGATGGGTCCACAAACCAGCTATCCGGAAATCACGTTATCTCGGCAACGGGATATATTGTTGATGTCAAGCATATTCCCTTTTTAAATTCTTCAATTGTTGAGAAACTTAGGTTGGTAGGGAAAGCGCCGAGGTTGTCGTGTCATTTTGAATCTTCCGTACCGGGGCTATACTTTGTCGGCCCTATTTCCGCCACCTCGTTCGGGCCAGTGATGAGGTTTATGGTTGGAGCGGATTTCACCTCGAGAAAAATATCCAAACACCTTGCCGCCCTTTGCAATACGAGGAAGTGGTGGCGTAGCGGATCGCTCGAGACTTCCGGGACCGGCTAG
- a CDS encoding ATP-grasp domain-containing protein — protein sequence MQVLLAIHSFTRANCVVICPGHIRYLHLSNMCSKILFIELNEDNENAFTEAVNQCAQMVPSPILISVDCESTRIVNKVRRQLRVTTARAPDNAMLELFDNKWRFYDFCKQNNLNVPSTQLVPSKNELNFLAVVREIGLPFILKPLDQHGAEGVRLILSEKHYSETILGDDRYDFKPLLAQRFIRGVDIGLNILSILGKVQALAIQYRAYPQNEEAKISFIPNSYLEIAARILCGSSGYDGVMNVDARLEEGSGKVYLFEANPRYWVSLSASVWCGLNFLSENLKSSYRSSEVRLLTSGKADTFYHPLFRPVFWPYILFDYGWRGRMARLMAGNVCTLGNQVRTTLKNGFKKNLPPGVPTPNHSVWTNQSGSTKRTS from the coding sequence ATGCAAGTACTGCTGGCAATTCACTCTTTCACCCGAGCGAATTGTGTCGTGATTTGTCCCGGCCACATCCGGTACCTCCACTTATCCAACATGTGTTCAAAGATTCTTTTTATTGAATTAAACGAAGACAATGAAAACGCCTTTACGGAGGCGGTTAACCAGTGTGCTCAAATGGTGCCTAGCCCTATTTTGATTTCCGTCGACTGTGAGAGCACGAGAATTGTTAACAAAGTCCGTCGTCAGTTAAGAGTAACGACAGCACGCGCACCGGATAATGCAATGCTCGAATTATTTGATAACAAATGGCGATTTTATGATTTCTGCAAACAGAACAATTTGAACGTTCCTTCAACTCAGTTAGTCCCCTCTAAGAACGAGCTGAACTTTCTAGCAGTGGTGCGTGAGATTGGGCTTCCATTCATTCTAAAACCGCTGGATCAGCACGGTGCTGAAGGGGTGCGGCTCATTTTGAGTGAAAAACACTATTCTGAAACTATTCTTGGAGATGACCGTTATGATTTTAAGCCGTTGCTCGCACAGCGCTTCATTCGAGGCGTTGACATTGGCTTAAATATCCTCTCAATACTAGGAAAAGTGCAGGCACTGGCAATCCAGTATCGTGCATACCCTCAGAATGAAGAAGCAAAAATTAGCTTTATTCCCAATAGCTATCTGGAAATAGCTGCGCGTATCCTCTGTGGATCGAGCGGATATGATGGTGTGATGAACGTTGATGCGCGACTTGAAGAAGGAAGTGGAAAGGTGTACTTGTTTGAGGCGAACCCAAGGTATTGGGTAAGCTTGTCGGCATCTGTATGGTGCGGGCTAAATTTTTTATCTGAAAATCTGAAAAGCTCATACCGGTCGTCAGAAGTGCGGCTTCTCACATCCGGCAAAGCCGATACTTTCTACCACCCTTTGTTTCGCCCGGTTTTCTGGCCGTACATCTTATTTGATTACGGGTGGCGAGGTCGTATGGCCCGCCTTATGGCAGGAAACGTTTGTACATTAGGAAACCAGGTTCGTACAACACTGAAAAATGGCTTCAAAAAGAATCTTCCGCCGGGCGTTCCGACGCCCAACCATTCAGTGTGGACCAATCAATCTGGATCCACAAAACGGACTTCATGA
- a CDS encoding LysR family transcriptional regulator, whose product MHSLQTPRLGKIKGRAGVKPKGSSVKPDEDTSSPITFRHWKVFHAVHDCGSFSDAAAFLHLSQPTICYTIARLEEHLGISLYYVDGRKVVITDAGKALLDRSRNLLKGAIALEDYARDLNDHTTVRLLCFVENLFPVSAIEPMIKQFSAAEVIVDAIGSKSLQRALNSKFPCFAVSSRVLEGCVGEPLVELEYVPVVCATHRLANATDLTSDILKDLPEVMLSDQAQSGWARPDMRGLRRSNPFVVSNIDTALEVLSASTAYAWLPQRLLPVVAHQAGTLYRALHGVGMFKRQFYVIRKIDLSQRELFVQFATMLKASIAAIG is encoded by the coding sequence ATGCACTCGTTGCAAACGCCCCGCTTGGGAAAGATAAAAGGGCGTGCCGGTGTTAAACCAAAGGGTTCGTCAGTGAAGCCAGACGAAGATACGTCGTCCCCAATTACCTTTAGACATTGGAAAGTATTTCACGCCGTTCATGACTGCGGCAGCTTTTCCGATGCCGCCGCCTTTCTCCATCTCAGTCAGCCGACCATTTGTTACACAATCGCCCGGCTCGAAGAGCATCTTGGGATTTCGCTCTATTATGTCGATGGGCGTAAGGTTGTCATCACGGACGCCGGGAAAGCCTTGCTTGATCGGTCCCGCAATCTATTAAAGGGCGCGATTGCGCTCGAGGATTACGCACGCGATCTGAACGACCACACGACCGTGCGCTTATTGTGTTTTGTCGAAAACCTGTTTCCGGTCTCGGCGATAGAACCGATGATTAAGCAATTTTCCGCTGCGGAAGTAATTGTCGATGCGATCGGATCCAAATCACTGCAGCGTGCGCTCAATAGCAAGTTTCCCTGTTTCGCGGTGAGTAGCCGTGTTCTGGAGGGCTGCGTCGGGGAACCGTTGGTCGAGCTTGAATACGTGCCTGTCGTTTGTGCCACGCATCGATTGGCAAATGCAACCGACTTAACAAGCGATATATTGAAGGACCTGCCGGAAGTGATGCTTAGTGATCAAGCACAGTCAGGATGGGCGAGACCGGACATGCGTGGACTGAGACGGAGTAATCCCTTCGTGGTGTCCAACATCGACACTGCGCTGGAGGTGCTGTCCGCAAGCACTGCGTACGCGTGGCTGCCACAGCGTTTATTGCCTGTCGTTGCCCATCAGGCCGGCACCCTCTATCGGGCTTTGCACGGCGTAGGGATGTTCAAGCGTCAATTCTATGTAATTCGGAAAATCGATCTGTCACAGCGAGAGTTGTTCGTACAATTCGCGACGATGCTAAAGGCAAGCATTGCAGCCATTGGCTAA
- a CDS encoding methyl-accepting chemotaxis protein: MKLSFRMKLFVPLVVCWISLWAITGIGIYDKKVARFEDRQDTMRYATEIALSTVKEYAALVGAGKMTLQDAQAQAMERIKHMRFGVDGYITIVSSKPAMIMHPMKPEMNGKEMGDYKDPAGNYLFRDMAKIARGPGQGWVEYVWAKPGHPDQSATFPKGSYVLTYKPWDWSFVTGIYLDDLSDEVVSDFWKDFVVLSFIGIFLNGALFLVIRSVERTIGGDPDQATGVAHRIASGDLTQTVNVKQNDKSSLLFAMKQMQDNLLSIVSRVRAGTDAISTASSQIAAGNMDLSSRTEQQAASLEETASSMEELTSTVKQNADNARQANQLAMVASAVAGKGGDVVAEVVDTMTAINDSANKIADIIGVIDGIAFQTNILALNAAVEAARAGEQGRGFAVVAAEVRTLAQRSAAAAKEIKGLIGDSVDKVHTGTTLVDQAGATMKEVVTSVRRVTDIISEIAAASAEQTTGIEQVNLAITQMDQVTQQNAALVEEAAAASASMQSQAGELAEAASVFKLPRT; the protein is encoded by the coding sequence ATGAAGCTGTCGTTTCGCATGAAGCTCTTTGTGCCCCTCGTCGTCTGCTGGATCAGCCTATGGGCGATCACGGGAATAGGCATTTATGACAAAAAGGTGGCCCGGTTCGAAGACAGGCAAGACACCATGAGGTACGCCACCGAGATCGCCCTATCGACAGTCAAGGAATACGCAGCGCTGGTTGGCGCTGGCAAGATGACTCTGCAGGATGCGCAGGCTCAAGCCATGGAGCGCATCAAGCACATGCGCTTCGGTGTCGACGGCTACATCACCATCGTCTCATCCAAGCCCGCAATGATCATGCATCCGATGAAGCCGGAGATGAATGGCAAGGAGATGGGCGATTACAAGGATCCGGCCGGCAATTACCTCTTCCGAGACATGGCAAAGATTGCCCGGGGCCCGGGACAAGGCTGGGTGGAGTATGTGTGGGCAAAGCCCGGCCATCCCGACCAGTCCGCCACCTTCCCCAAGGGTTCCTACGTGCTGACTTATAAGCCTTGGGACTGGAGCTTCGTGACCGGCATCTACCTGGACGATCTTAGCGATGAAGTCGTTTCTGACTTCTGGAAGGACTTCGTTGTGCTCTCCTTCATCGGCATCTTCCTGAACGGCGCCCTCTTCCTTGTGATCCGCAGCGTCGAGCGCACCATTGGCGGCGATCCTGACCAAGCCACTGGAGTTGCACATCGCATTGCCTCTGGCGACCTCACTCAGACTGTCAACGTCAAGCAGAACGACAAGTCGAGCTTGCTCTTCGCCATGAAGCAAATGCAGGACAACCTGCTTAGCATCGTCTCCCGTGTTCGCGCCGGCACCGACGCCATCTCCACAGCATCCAGTCAGATTGCTGCGGGAAACATGGACTTATCCTCGCGCACTGAGCAGCAGGCGGCCTCGCTCGAGGAGACGGCCTCCTCCATGGAAGAGTTGACCTCAACCGTCAAGCAGAACGCGGACAACGCCCGCCAGGCGAATCAGCTTGCCATGGTCGCATCAGCTGTCGCAGGCAAAGGTGGAGACGTCGTAGCCGAAGTGGTTGACACAATGACAGCTATCAATGACTCGGCCAACAAGATCGCCGACATCATCGGTGTCATCGACGGCATCGCCTTCCAGACGAACATCCTGGCGCTCAATGCTGCGGTTGAAGCCGCACGCGCCGGCGAGCAAGGCCGCGGCTTTGCAGTAGTAGCTGCCGAGGTACGCACTTTGGCACAGCGCTCGGCCGCCGCCGCCAAGGAGATCAAGGGCCTGATAGGCGACTCCGTGGACAAGGTTCATACCGGGACCACGCTCGTCGACCAGGCCGGCGCCACGATGAAGGAAGTCGTGACCAGCGTGCGCCGGGTTACCGATATCATCAGTGAAATCGCGGCCGCCAGCGCCGAACAGACCACCGGCATCGAGCAGGTGAACCTGGCCATCACCCAGATGGATCAGGTGACTCAGCAGAACGCTGCGCTTGTGGAAGAAGCTGCCGCGGCATCGGCATCGATGCAGTCGCAGGCCGGCGAGTTGGCTGAAGCGGCGAGCGTGTTCAAGCTGCCGCGCACCTGA
- a CDS encoding EAL domain-containing protein, with translation MKKLLAKQLEYMRLLGNNWRLLLMWPACALILGIMGWTTLLNQLNVDRQVAENAALREAGALARGYADHLARTIETIDQILLHVRYEWKLTRGNLQLESVNEHGLFPSTSDFNVGITDRTGLLLTNTIGGRANVPPATDRAYFYVQRGTDDDVLYAGEAAMGRASKRSVIHFSRKIVADDGGFDGVVRASISPEYLTANHDPIILGENGLIGIIGLDGLVRAVRTGNKVYQWNEQSMTSVPRLSLKSGASLLSGNEWFSDKRSRFIGWDRMDKHPLIAVVGLDEEGALAAYRNSRALAIRRAIQNTTALAVFALIAMGLTFRLAWRKHQVQQIEATYRMATEGGNEGFYIARPIRDENGTIADYVVIDCNRRGAEFLQLRREELVGRRFSIFYPASTLEHRMEIFEQAMEKGIYEGDLEEPSDGPLIARWVHLKVMRSGDDLAVTLRDISDTKRHIEELERRSNEDALTGLPNRQWVQNRLPIVIERAAEKSLMLALLFIDLDGFKAVNDTVGHEAGDEVLRNAARRLKVAVRPHDRVARLGGDEFVVIIEHITRKADAAHVAERILHAFADGFRLFGGTHSVGTSIGISVFPNDGGDAESLLRHADIAMYSVKLSGKRNYRFYDAKYSDVLRARTQKEEELRYAIEHNQFVVHYQPRVDIFTGITSSMEALVRWAHPTKGLIGPNDFISLAEETGLILRLGELVIDLVCAQLAHWSNRGQELVPVSVNVSSRQFNETDVANIISSSLARHNIDPKHVEIELTESSMMGEAAADALASIQKIGIKILVDDFGTGYSSLSQLQKMDFDVLKVDQAFTSQLEASEEGTVFFKTIITMAHTLGMKVVAEGVENIEQVKILKDLKCDEIQGFYISKPLPPSEKQPILPRFFLPSTA, from the coding sequence ATGAAAAAGCTTCTTGCCAAGCAATTGGAATATATGCGTCTTTTAGGCAACAACTGGCGGTTGTTGCTTATGTGGCCTGCTTGCGCTTTGATTCTGGGAATAATGGGATGGACGACGTTGTTAAATCAGCTCAACGTGGACCGGCAAGTGGCCGAAAATGCCGCTTTAAGAGAAGCAGGTGCGCTGGCACGAGGCTACGCTGACCATCTGGCTCGCACAATCGAGACCATTGACCAAATACTGCTTCATGTTCGATACGAATGGAAGTTAACAAGAGGAAATCTTCAGCTCGAGTCAGTCAATGAGCATGGACTGTTTCCGTCTACCTCTGATTTCAATGTCGGCATTACTGACCGTACTGGATTACTTCTGACCAATACCATAGGAGGAAGGGCCAACGTACCACCTGCCACAGACCGGGCCTACTTTTACGTACAACGAGGAACCGATGACGACGTTCTTTACGCTGGCGAAGCTGCCATGGGAAGAGCTTCAAAAAGAAGCGTCATTCATTTTTCACGCAAAATCGTCGCGGACGATGGTGGTTTCGACGGCGTGGTCAGAGCTTCCATCTCACCAGAGTACCTGACAGCCAACCACGACCCTATCATTCTTGGAGAGAACGGTTTGATAGGAATTATTGGCCTGGATGGACTTGTTCGGGCAGTACGTACGGGTAACAAGGTCTACCAATGGAATGAACAGTCGATGACCTCTGTGCCACGGCTGTCTCTGAAGAGCGGAGCAAGCTTATTGAGCGGCAATGAATGGTTTTCCGACAAGCGTAGCCGGTTCATCGGTTGGGACAGGATGGATAAACATCCCCTGATTGCCGTCGTTGGCCTGGATGAAGAAGGAGCGCTTGCTGCCTACCGGAATAGCCGTGCGCTTGCAATTAGGCGCGCCATACAAAACACTACGGCATTAGCCGTATTCGCTCTGATTGCGATGGGACTGACATTTCGGCTCGCATGGAGAAAGCATCAAGTGCAACAAATTGAAGCCACTTATCGGATGGCGACTGAAGGAGGAAATGAAGGTTTCTATATCGCTCGTCCCATCCGTGATGAGAACGGAACGATTGCCGACTACGTGGTTATTGACTGCAACCGGCGCGGTGCGGAGTTTTTGCAATTACGGAGAGAAGAACTCGTCGGAAGGAGATTCTCCATTTTTTATCCGGCCAGCACATTGGAACACCGAATGGAGATATTTGAGCAGGCAATGGAAAAAGGGATATATGAGGGTGATCTGGAGGAACCTTCTGACGGCCCGCTCATTGCACGCTGGGTTCATCTTAAGGTTATGCGGTCAGGCGACGACCTGGCGGTAACACTACGCGACATTAGTGATACCAAACGGCATATAGAGGAGCTGGAACGGCGTAGCAACGAAGATGCGCTGACGGGGCTTCCCAATCGTCAATGGGTTCAGAACCGGCTTCCGATAGTCATCGAACGTGCCGCAGAGAAGAGCTTGATGCTGGCGCTCCTGTTTATTGACCTGGATGGGTTCAAGGCGGTGAACGATACGGTCGGACACGAGGCAGGCGACGAAGTATTGCGCAATGCCGCTCGCCGTCTGAAAGTCGCTGTGCGGCCACACGACCGTGTGGCAAGGCTTGGCGGTGATGAGTTTGTCGTTATCATTGAACACATCACGCGGAAAGCGGATGCTGCTCATGTTGCCGAACGAATTCTTCATGCGTTCGCTGACGGGTTCAGGCTTTTTGGCGGAACACATTCTGTCGGGACATCCATTGGCATCAGCGTGTTCCCAAATGATGGGGGCGATGCAGAGAGCCTCCTCCGCCATGCCGATATTGCGATGTATTCGGTAAAGTTGAGTGGAAAGAGGAATTATCGCTTTTACGATGCGAAGTACAGCGATGTATTGCGCGCCCGTACCCAGAAGGAGGAAGAACTTCGCTATGCAATAGAGCACAACCAATTTGTCGTGCACTATCAACCGCGGGTGGATATTTTTACCGGTATTACTTCAAGCATGGAAGCCTTAGTTCGCTGGGCGCATCCGACGAAAGGCTTGATTGGTCCAAACGATTTTATTTCCCTGGCCGAAGAAACGGGCCTGATCCTGCGTTTGGGGGAGTTGGTTATTGACCTAGTGTGCGCTCAGCTGGCCCACTGGTCGAATCGAGGCCAGGAGTTGGTTCCTGTATCTGTCAACGTATCGTCTCGCCAGTTTAACGAGACCGACGTTGCCAACATTATTTCGTCATCCTTGGCTCGACACAACATTGACCCGAAGCATGTCGAGATTGAACTGACGGAATCGTCAATGATGGGGGAAGCGGCCGCCGATGCGCTTGCCTCAATACAGAAAATCGGTATCAAAATACTTGTTGACGATTTTGGAACCGGTTATTCATCGTTGTCGCAACTTCAAAAAATGGATTTTGATGTACTTAAAGTTGACCAAGCCTTCACCTCTCAATTGGAAGCGAGTGAAGAAGGGACTGTGTTCTTTAAGACCATCATTACGATGGCACATACCTTGGGGATGAAGGTAGTGGCTGAGGGTGTCGAAAATATAGAACAGGTGAAGATACTCAAGGATCTCAAATGCGACGAGATACAGGGGTTTTATATCTCAAAGCCATTACCTCCTTCAGAGAAACAACCTATTTTGCCCAGATTCTTTCTTCCGTCGACGGCCTGA